The genomic region TAAATCTATTCGCCTGCTCATAGGGCAAGAACCATTGATGCCTCGATACAAAGCAAAGCTCAAACTTGAAGAACCCGAGCAAGCCTTTCCCGACAAAGATATTAGTTTTGATCTTGCAACCCTCCCCCAAGACGAAAACTACCGCAAACTAGTAACTGATATAAAGCAGTTAATTGCTGATGGTCGTTTGGAAGTGCGAGTCTATCGCCGAAGCTTCCTTCACTCCAAGTGCTATATCTTTGGCAATTACGAAAGCGAATCAGCTATCGGAATTATTGGATCATCAAACTTCACGAGAGCTGGTCTGACTGCTAACACTGAGCTCAATGCCCTTGAAGACGACTACCGAATCGTGAAGTCTACTCCCCGAGCAGAATCTGACGATCACGGTCATTTGAGTTGGTTTGATAAAGTTTGGAATGACGAACTTACTGAAAAGTGGGATGGCAGATTCTCTGAATTACTTGGCGATTCACCTGTAGGCGATCTTATGTACAGTCCATACGATATGTACATAAAAACTCTTTGGGAGTTATATCAAGATGAAATAGTAGAAGACGAAGAGTTGTCAGAAGAGACTTCAGATATACTCTATGCCTTTCAGCAACGAAACGCCCAACTGCTACTTAAGAAACTCAATAAATATGGTTTAGCGATGCTTGCCGATTCTGTTGGTCTCGGTAAAACAATAACTGCTGGTGCGGTTATCAAGCACTATGCTCACGAAAAGCAGAAACGACGCATTTATGTCATCGCCCCTGCCAGCCTAACTCAACAGTGGCGAGATGAACTCGCTGGTGTTTATGGGCTTCTGCCGAGTGATTTTGAAATCCTTTCAATGCAAGATAGCAATGCAATTCAGCGTGCCCGAGAACTTGATCGTTACGCAGAAGTAGATATGTTTGTTATTGATGAAGCTCACAACCTACGCAATGACGGCAGTAAGCGTCATCAAGAGCTACTAGAATGGTTTAGCGATAATCCTGAAAGCAAGGTATTACTCCTCACTGCTACGCCAATCAACAACTCTCTTACAGATTTTGTAAATCAGATTCAGTTAGCCGCCAAGGGTAGCCTTGAGTCTTTCCCAGTGGTCTATCCAACCACTAAGAAAAACGAAGTGATTGACTTCTTTGAGGCTGTAAAGCGTCTTTCAAATGAGATGGCTAAGGCAGAAAACAAAGGCGAAAAGCCTGACTTTAATAAAGTGAACCGTATTATGAGGCAAGGACTTCGCCATTTCCTAGTTCGCACGACACGTCGTGGTATTGAGCAGGAAGGTGGCTTGATTGGCAATGATGGAAACTTACGCCGTTTCCCAGTCAGTGAAGTTAAGCCTTCTCCGTACAGCTTCAGCGATAATCTCGGATTGAGCGTTAATAACGTCATCAACAACAATATCAACGTATTTTCTGGCAAAGACCCACGTACGCTAGATGTAGACTCACTTCTTGAGCAAACACAACGCACAAAGCATCCACTCGATCTTATTACTGGCATTGAAACAACTGACGATGAATACACGGGTAATGTGTTCGTCAACGTGTTTCAGGTGTTACTATTACTTGGCTTCTCGCCGTATCGTTCTGAGACATATCAGCATCGTTTTTACGGTAAAACGCCAGACGATATAAAGCAGTTCAAGCTTCCGCCAGAACAGTCCTTCACTCTTCAAAGTCAAATGAGCGTGCACAATATGCTTCGTGTAACCTTACTTAAGCGACTGGAAAGCTCACAGTACGCACTTCGTAAATCACTAGAAAACTACCAGGAGAAGCTCAATTATTTCGCTAACAAGCTAGATGAAGGCTACATTATTAAGTTCAAAGACATCCAAGCGATTCAATCTGTGTTTGGTGATGATCTCGAACTTGTAGCAGATCATAATGTAAATGCCCAGCAAGAAGATCAGATTGACATTACACCTGCCAATACCGAGAAGTACAACGTTCAGGCTCTCAAAGAAGACATCCAAAAGGATCAACAACTCTTAAGCGTGCTCATTGAGGTTTGTCGTGCACTTGAAGACAATGACGACAAGCTCAATTCGTTTAGCGAACTTCTAACAAAGATTGTTTCCGAGCAAAAAGCTGGCAAGAAGGTTCTTGTTTTTAGCTACTACGCAGACACCATTAAGTA from Candidatus Nomurabacteria bacterium harbors:
- a CDS encoding helicase; amino-acid sequence: MLPKIIDNERKQLGDTLRELSKTHEHLSIATGYWDLPGTQILFDEIKNYKSIRLLIGQEPLMPRYKAKLKLEEPEQAFPDKDISFDLATLPQDENYRKLVTDIKQLIADGRLEVRVYRRSFLHSKCYIFGNYESESAIGIIGSSNFTRAGLTANTELNALEDDYRIVKSTPRAESDDHGHLSWFDKVWNDELTEKWDGRFSELLGDSPVGDLMYSPYDMYIKTLWELYQDEIVEDEELSEETSDILYAFQQRNAQLLLKKLNKYGLAMLADSVGLGKTITAGAVIKHYAHEKQKRRIYVIAPASLTQQWRDELAGVYGLLPSDFEILSMQDSNAIQRARELDRYAEVDMFVIDEAHNLRNDGSKRHQELLEWFSDNPESKVLLLTATPINNSLTDFVNQIQLAAKGSLESFPVVYPTTKKNEVIDFFEAVKRLSNEMAKAENKGEKPDFNKVNRIMRQGLRHFLVRTTRRGIEQEGGLIGNDGNLRRFPVSEVKPSPYSFSDNLGLSVNNVINNNINVFSGKDPRTLDVDSLLEQTQRTKHPLDLITGIETTDDEYTGNVFVNVFQVLLLLGFSPYRSETYQHRFYGKTPDDIKQFKLPPEQSFTLQSQMSVHNMLRVTLLKRLESSQYALRKSLENYQEKLNYFANKLDEGYIIKFKDIQAIQSVFGDDLELVADHNVNAQQEDQIDITPANTEKYNVQALKEDIQKDQQLLSVLIEVCRALEDNDDKLNSFSELLTKIVSEQKAGKKVLVFSYYADTIKYLSEKLPSLMSTPDFGQ